One Rhizobiales bacterium GAS188 DNA window includes the following coding sequences:
- a CDS encoding dimethylglycine dehydrogenase encodes MKNHARAVVIGGGVVGCSVLYHLAKIGWSDVVLLEKNELTSGSTWHAAGGVTTLNADANVSRLQKYTFDLYRELEKVTGQSCGIHHNGGIYLAAGEGQMDFLKLIHSRARYLGMDTELIPVAEAKKRNLLIAQEHFKGALWREDGGHVDPWMVTQAYVAAAAQHGAQVERFTKVVALNQRPDHSWDVVTDKGTIHAEHVVNAGGLWAREVGKLVGLTLPVLAMEHHYIITEPLPELEGLEREIINTTDFTGEIYLRQEGKGVLLGTYEQASVAWAPETTPDDFHSQLLPDNLERISPELERGFVNFPAVGRAGIKKVINGPFTFSPDGNPLVGPVKGLPNFWVACAVMAGFSQGGGVGLALSRWMAEGDPGADVLAMDVARYGTFATPKYTHIKVHENYRRRFRLTYPNEEVPAARPFRRTPVYDRLKERGAVFGANFGLENALWFAPPGVEPYEEPTYRRSNAFAHVGAECRAVRQNVGLYETSNYAKFEVEGKGARAWLDRVFACRIPKQGRMAIAPLLNDRGRVTGDLSIACLAEDRYFIVGSGFAEEYYMRWLRRQRPPDDVHLRSACSTLAGFAISGPNARTLMQRLVTEDMSNAAFRFFAVREMPVGLSPAIVQRCGFTGELGFEIWVTPDYQLQLYEDILAAGAEMGLAHYGGRAISALRMEKNYGSFNKDFRPDYTVGETGLDIFVDFSKGDFVGKAAALAEKQQGPKRKFVTMVVEAPHADVVGYEVILKDGKVVGNVTSGAWGHTVGKSLAAGYVAAELARDGERLTIDVLGIECEARVTARALHDPDGTRLRS; translated from the coding sequence ATGAAGAATCATGCTCGAGCGGTGGTCATTGGGGGCGGGGTCGTCGGCTGCTCCGTGCTTTACCACCTCGCCAAGATCGGCTGGTCGGATGTCGTGCTGCTGGAGAAGAACGAGCTGACCTCCGGCTCGACCTGGCATGCCGCGGGCGGCGTCACCACGCTCAACGCCGATGCCAATGTCTCGCGGCTGCAGAAATACACCTTCGACCTCTATCGCGAGCTCGAGAAGGTCACCGGCCAATCCTGCGGCATCCACCACAATGGGGGCATCTATCTCGCCGCGGGCGAGGGGCAGATGGATTTCCTGAAGCTGATCCACTCGCGCGCCCGCTATCTCGGCATGGACACCGAGCTGATTCCCGTCGCCGAGGCCAAGAAGCGCAACCTCCTGATCGCGCAGGAGCATTTCAAGGGCGCCCTTTGGCGCGAGGATGGCGGCCATGTCGACCCCTGGATGGTGACGCAGGCCTATGTGGCCGCCGCGGCCCAGCACGGTGCGCAGGTCGAGCGCTTCACCAAGGTCGTTGCCTTGAACCAGCGGCCGGACCATTCCTGGGACGTGGTCACCGACAAGGGCACGATCCATGCCGAGCATGTGGTGAATGCCGGCGGCCTCTGGGCACGCGAGGTCGGCAAGCTCGTCGGCCTCACACTCCCGGTGCTCGCCATGGAGCATCACTACATCATCACCGAGCCGCTCCCCGAGCTCGAAGGCCTCGAACGCGAGATCATCAACACCACCGACTTCACCGGCGAGATCTATCTGCGCCAGGAGGGCAAGGGGGTGCTGCTCGGCACCTATGAGCAGGCGAGCGTCGCCTGGGCGCCGGAGACGACGCCTGACGATTTCCACAGCCAGCTTCTGCCGGACAATCTCGAGCGGATATCGCCGGAGCTCGAACGAGGATTCGTGAATTTCCCGGCGGTCGGCCGGGCCGGCATCAAGAAGGTGATCAACGGCCCCTTCACCTTCTCGCCGGACGGCAATCCGCTGGTCGGGCCGGTGAAGGGCCTGCCGAATTTCTGGGTCGCCTGCGCGGTGATGGCAGGCTTCAGCCAGGGCGGCGGCGTCGGCCTCGCGCTCTCACGCTGGATGGCTGAGGGCGATCCGGGCGCCGACGTGCTCGCCATGGATGTGGCACGCTACGGCACCTTCGCGACTCCGAAATACACCCATATCAAGGTGCACGAGAATTACCGGCGCCGCTTCCGGCTGACCTATCCGAACGAGGAGGTGCCGGCCGCGCGCCCTTTCCGCCGCACGCCGGTCTATGACCGGCTGAAGGAACGCGGCGCCGTGTTCGGAGCGAATTTCGGGCTGGAGAACGCGCTCTGGTTCGCGCCGCCGGGCGTCGAGCCCTATGAGGAGCCGACCTATCGGCGCTCCAATGCCTTTGCGCATGTCGGTGCCGAATGCCGCGCGGTGCGCCAGAATGTCGGGCTCTACGAGACCTCGAACTACGCCAAATTCGAGGTGGAGGGGAAAGGCGCGAGAGCCTGGCTCGATCGCGTCTTCGCTTGCCGCATCCCAAAGCAAGGGCGCATGGCGATCGCGCCCCTGCTGAACGACCGGGGCCGCGTCACGGGTGACCTCTCCATCGCCTGCCTCGCCGAGGACCGCTACTTCATCGTCGGCTCGGGCTTCGCCGAGGAATATTACATGCGCTGGCTCCGGCGTCAGCGCCCGCCCGACGACGTGCATCTCCGCAGCGCCTGCTCGACGCTCGCGGGCTTCGCGATCTCCGGCCCCAATGCGCGCACGCTGATGCAGCGCCTGGTGACGGAGGACATGTCGAACGCGGCCTTCAGGTTCTTTGCCGTCAGGGAAATGCCGGTCGGCCTGTCGCCTGCCATCGTGCAGCGCTGCGGCTTCACCGGCGAGCTCGGCTTCGAGATCTGGGTCACGCCCGATTACCAGCTGCAGCTCTATGAGGACATTCTGGCGGCCGGCGCCGAGATGGGGCTTGCCCATTACGGCGGTCGGGCCATCTCCGCGCTGCGGATGGAGAAGAATTACGGCTCCTTCAACAAGGATTTCCGCCCCGACTACACGGTGGGCGAGACGGGGCTCGACATCTTCGTCGATTTCTCCAAGGGGGATTTCGTCGGCAAGGCGGCGGCTTTGGCCGAGAAGCAGCAAGGCCCGAAACGGAAATTCGTGACCATGGTGGTCGAGGCGCCGCATGCCGACGTGGTCGGCTACGAGGTGATCCTCAAGGACGGCAAGGTCGTGGGCAATGTGACGTCGGGGGCCTGGGGCCACACGGTCGGCAAGAGCCTCGCGGCCGGATATGTCGCAGCCGAGCTTGCGCGAGACGGCGAGAGGCTGACCATCGACGTTCTGGGCATCGAGTGCGAGGCGAGAGTGACGGCGCGCGCCCTCCATGATCCCGACGGCACGAGGCTCAGGAGCTGA
- a CDS encoding trimethylamine---corrinoid protein Co-methyltransferase, with the protein MTIENTPPVRRRERPVRGRGPVSTAPLPRLVNPWKPLELFEDGDVVRIIDAAYRILEEAGLEIRSAGARAIYRRNGALVDDETQMVRLGREVVAAHCGKAPERFVLHARNPARDLHVGGNVVNFGPVNGTPHVTDIVGGRRYSTIEDFRNLLKVTHALGVLHWQGGVVTEPVDLPVPVRHLDMYRAHIECSDIVWAARGIGLTQAQDAIQMSAIEHGTTPEGLAERPTLISVTNVNSPRRVDEEILDNIMVMAEHGQCVCITPFTLMGAMAPVTLAGALVQQTAEALGVITLIQMIRPGCPSVLGGFTSNVDMRTGSPAFGTPEYVHATLGGAQIARALKLPFRSSAVCASPAADAQATYETAFSLWASIMGHANLIMHATGWIEGGLAASFEKIIIDAEMLRGWADILKPASITDADLAVDAIKEIAPGGHYFGSPHTLERYQTAFWRPILSDWSNFENWQERGGKDATQRAHEVWKKTLETYEAPPLDQGVREALDDYAARRRLELGA; encoded by the coding sequence ATGACAATCGAGAACACCCCTCCTGTCCGCCGGCGCGAACGCCCGGTGCGCGGCCGCGGCCCCGTCTCGACCGCGCCGCTGCCGCGTCTCGTCAATCCCTGGAAGCCGCTGGAGCTGTTCGAAGACGGAGACGTGGTGCGGATCATCGATGCCGCCTATCGCATCCTGGAGGAGGCAGGCCTCGAGATCCGCTCGGCCGGCGCACGCGCCATCTATCGCCGCAATGGCGCGTTGGTCGATGACGAGACGCAGATGGTGCGGCTCGGTCGTGAGGTGGTCGCCGCCCATTGCGGCAAGGCGCCCGAGCGCTTCGTCCTGCATGCGCGTAATCCGGCGCGCGACCTGCATGTTGGCGGCAATGTCGTGAATTTCGGTCCGGTGAACGGCACCCCCCATGTCACCGATATCGTGGGCGGACGCCGCTACAGCACCATCGAGGATTTCCGCAACCTCTTGAAGGTGACGCATGCGCTGGGCGTGCTGCATTGGCAAGGAGGTGTGGTGACGGAGCCGGTCGACCTGCCGGTGCCGGTGCGCCATCTCGACATGTATCGCGCCCATATCGAATGCTCGGATATCGTCTGGGCGGCGCGCGGCATCGGCCTGACGCAGGCGCAGGACGCCATCCAGATGTCGGCGATCGAGCATGGCACGACGCCGGAGGGCCTCGCCGAACGCCCGACGCTGATCTCCGTGACCAATGTCAATTCGCCGCGCCGCGTGGACGAAGAAATCCTCGACAACATCATGGTCATGGCCGAGCACGGCCAATGCGTCTGCATCACGCCCTTCACCTTAATGGGGGCCATGGCGCCGGTGACGCTTGCCGGCGCGCTGGTGCAGCAGACCGCCGAAGCTCTCGGCGTCATCACGCTCATCCAGATGATCCGGCCGGGCTGCCCTTCCGTGCTCGGCGGCTTCACCTCGAATGTGGATATGCGAACCGGCTCACCGGCCTTCGGCACCCCCGAATATGTGCATGCGACCTTGGGCGGCGCCCAGATCGCCCGGGCCCTCAAGCTTCCCTTCAGGTCGAGCGCCGTCTGCGCCTCGCCCGCCGCCGACGCGCAAGCGACCTACGAGACCGCCTTCTCGCTATGGGCGAGCATCATGGGCCATGCCAATCTCATCATGCATGCCACGGGCTGGATCGAGGGCGGCCTCGCCGCCTCCTTCGAGAAGATCATCATCGATGCGGAGATGCTGCGGGGCTGGGCCGATATCCTGAAGCCTGCGAGCATCACGGATGCCGACCTCGCCGTCGATGCCATCAAGGAGATCGCACCGGGCGGCCATTATTTCGGGTCGCCGCATACGCTCGAACGCTACCAGACGGCGTTCTGGCGCCCGATCCTGTCCGATTGGTCGAATTTCGAGAATTGGCAGGAGCGCGGCGGCAAGGATGCGACGCAGCGCGCTCATGAGGTCTGGAAGAAGACGCTCGAAACCTATGAGGCGCCCCCGCTCGATCAAGGCGTCAGGGAGGCGCTCGACGACTATGCGGCGCGACGCCGGCTCGAGCTCGGCGCTTGA
- a CDS encoding glucarate dehydratase — translation MKITAIKATPINLPIEAPYWWSFGWLPGSSRTVVEVETDEGLVGLGEAASYTACETIEKRFAPILVGRDAFDIAGAELACLPSWRGVSSSTDFGAIRAFAAIEMALWDIRGKAWNRPLYDLLGGAVRKEITFTDYFGFRQKNGGVGGELTPEAVVDYCVRLNEEFGTTFFEGKFCTRDPEPSTVMLRKLREALGPSAMLRIDSNMAYSVTEAKRIAARIEELDIRNWEEPCATFEEMRELRRHTAIPFSAHNVDLPRAVELGVPETMCTDVNIHGGIGRTVRFIGACEAMGVDFWCYSANTGIASAAYMHLSAAFQWIREPSQSLFRMQPLDVIEEGPFQPRANTVRVPEGPGLGVTLSRDKLDHCHRLFLDQGPLDQHHDPEEPGRYKRLPLR, via the coding sequence ATGAAGATCACTGCGATCAAAGCGACCCCGATCAACCTGCCGATCGAGGCGCCCTATTGGTGGTCCTTCGGCTGGTTGCCGGGATCTTCCCGCACCGTCGTCGAGGTTGAGACCGATGAGGGCCTCGTCGGGCTGGGCGAGGCCGCGTCCTACACGGCCTGCGAGACGATCGAGAAGCGTTTCGCGCCGATCCTCGTGGGCCGCGATGCCTTCGACATCGCCGGTGCCGAGCTCGCCTGCCTGCCGAGCTGGCGCGGCGTGTCGTCCTCGACCGATTTCGGCGCCATCCGCGCCTTCGCGGCGATCGAGATGGCGCTCTGGGACATCAGGGGCAAGGCCTGGAACCGGCCGCTTTATGATCTCCTCGGCGGCGCGGTGCGCAAGGAGATCACCTTCACGGATTATTTCGGCTTTCGCCAGAAGAATGGCGGCGTCGGCGGCGAGCTCACCCCGGAAGCGGTGGTCGATTACTGCGTCCGCCTCAACGAGGAGTTCGGCACGACCTTCTTCGAGGGTAAGTTCTGCACCCGCGATCCGGAACCCTCGACGGTCATGCTGCGCAAGCTGCGCGAAGCGCTCGGGCCCTCCGCCATGCTGCGCATCGACTCCAACATGGCCTACTCGGTCACCGAGGCGAAGCGCATCGCTGCCCGCATCGAGGAGCTCGATATCCGCAACTGGGAGGAGCCCTGCGCTACCTTCGAGGAGATGCGGGAGCTGCGCCGGCACACCGCGATCCCATTCTCGGCCCATAATGTCGACCTGCCGCGCGCCGTCGAGCTCGGAGTGCCGGAAACGATGTGCACGGATGTGAACATTCATGGCGGGATCGGCCGCACTGTCCGCTTCATCGGGGCCTGCGAGGCCATGGGTGTCGATTTCTGGTGCTACAGCGCCAATACCGGCATCGCCAGCGCCGCCTATATGCATCTCTCGGCCGCCTTCCAATGGATCCGCGAACCCAGCCAGTCGCTGTTTCGCATGCAGCCCCTCGACGTGATCGAGGAAGGTCCGTTCCAGCCGCGCGCCAACACCGTGCGCGTCCCGGAGGGGCCTGGTCTCGGCGTGACCTTGAGCCGCGACAAGCTCGATCATTGCCACCGCCTGTTCCTGGACCAGGGGCCGCTCGACCAGCACCATGATCCGGAGGAGCCCGGACGTTACAAGCGATTGCCATTGCGGTGA
- a CDS encoding transcriptional regulator, MarR family: MPESGFAKKPPELSWRPGFLIRRLHQIHVSIYLQICERFGTTPVQSSVMQVLQRRPGIDQATLGSEIGLDRTNTSSVLARLEKRGIVKREIAVEDRRTKLAFLTEEGREMIGDMQSYIDAAHAKLLEPLPKSEREKFVTQLRLLVASNNEHSRTPLRQMAAIDRPLRRRSRS, translated from the coding sequence ATGCCGGAGTCGGGATTCGCGAAGAAACCACCGGAGCTCTCCTGGCGGCCCGGATTCCTCATCCGGCGCCTGCATCAAATTCATGTGTCGATCTATCTGCAGATCTGCGAACGCTTCGGCACTACACCCGTCCAATCGAGTGTCATGCAGGTCTTGCAGCGGCGGCCCGGGATCGATCAGGCGACGCTCGGCAGCGAGATCGGCCTCGATCGGACCAACACGTCGAGCGTGCTCGCCCGTCTCGAAAAGCGTGGCATCGTGAAACGCGAGATTGCCGTCGAAGACCGGCGCACCAAGCTCGCCTTCCTGACCGAGGAGGGCCGGGAGATGATCGGCGACATGCAGAGCTATATCGACGCCGCCCATGCGAAGCTGCTCGAACCTCTGCCGAAATCCGAGCGGGAGAAATTTGTGACGCAGCTCCGCCTCCTGGTCGCCTCCAACAACGAGCATAGCCGCACTCCGCTCAGGCAGATGGCCGCCATCGATCGGCCCTTGCGAAGGCGGTCGCGCTCGTGA
- a CDS encoding ornithine cyclodeaminase has protein sequence MSAHASMPPIYITYMNRFDVEALAIGDDEILDAIEKQLATQGRGEAVIEPRMHLEPGVARGHFNVLRGSLGGEVDAAGVKVVSDFYDNYQHNLPSELAMLMLFDRHKGVPKAMIDASSITDMRTGAVTAIGAKYLARKGSKVLGHIGARGTAYWNVRLLDKLFHFDEIRVHSRRKESRDAFGARLEADLGKKVIVTEDWKSCVEGADIVVEASRLVEPEPMLKTQWIKKGALVMPYGTMSAVEVSLADIADKFLMDDFGQARAGRFGALKPLFDAGKLHEGRFHAEIGQVVAGLRPGRERDDETILFWHRGLSLSDIALGHAMLEKGKRLGIGQRLRFA, from the coding sequence ATGTCCGCACATGCATCGATGCCGCCGATCTATATCACCTACATGAATCGCTTCGACGTCGAGGCGCTGGCGATCGGCGACGATGAGATCCTGGACGCCATCGAGAAGCAGCTCGCGACACAGGGACGCGGCGAAGCGGTCATCGAGCCGCGCATGCATCTCGAGCCGGGCGTGGCGCGCGGCCATTTCAACGTGCTGCGCGGCTCGCTCGGCGGCGAGGTGGACGCAGCGGGCGTTAAGGTCGTCTCTGATTTCTACGACAATTACCAGCACAACCTGCCGTCCGAACTGGCGATGCTGATGTTGTTCGACCGGCATAAGGGCGTGCCCAAGGCGATGATCGACGCGTCCTCGATCACCGATATGCGCACCGGCGCGGTCACCGCCATCGGCGCGAAATATCTGGCGCGCAAGGGATCCAAGGTGCTCGGTCACATCGGGGCGCGCGGCACCGCCTATTGGAATGTCCGCCTGCTCGACAAGCTGTTCCATTTCGACGAGATCCGGGTGCATTCCCGCCGCAAGGAAAGCCGCGACGCCTTCGGCGCGAGGCTCGAAGCCGATCTCGGCAAGAAAGTGATCGTCACCGAAGACTGGAAATCCTGCGTCGAGGGCGCCGACATCGTGGTCGAGGCCTCGCGGCTGGTCGAGCCCGAACCGATGCTGAAGACGCAGTGGATCAAGAAGGGGGCGCTGGTGATGCCCTACGGCACGATGAGCGCCGTCGAGGTCTCGCTCGCCGACATCGCCGACAAGTTCCTGATGGACGATTTCGGCCAGGCGCGCGCCGGTCGCTTCGGCGCGCTCAAGCCGCTCTTCGATGCCGGCAAGCTGCATGAAGGGCGCTTCCATGCGGAGATCGGGCAAGTCGTGGCAGGCCTCAGGCCCGGCCGCGAGCGCGACGATGAGACGATCCTGTTCTGGCATCGCGGCCTGTCGCTCTCCGATATCGCGCTCGGCCATGCGATGCTGGAAAAGGGAAAGCGCCTCGGCATCGGCCAGCGCCTGAGATTCGCGTGA
- a CDS encoding (2R)-3-sulfolactate dehydrogenase (NADP+): MPVLTLEQIESLSLEALGRAGAGDLAARSVARSVRRAEADGLRPIGLGFLPTYLVHLASGKVDGGAVPLVARPRPATVTVDAAHGFAHPAFDAGLDPLIAAARACGTASLAISRSYSIGVLGHPVEDIAKAGLVAIAVTNGPPNIAPWGGRTPLFGTNPMAFAVPRRSAPPLIIDQAASVATKVALLNAAKTGEAIPAGWAFDAEGHETRDPQAALKGSMAAFGGAKGANLALLVDLLAGGLTGANFSKDASPYGKADGPPPGVGQLFIAFAPDAFAPGFLERVEEIATAMLAQDGVRLPGDRRLAARARIALEGVAVPDELLASIAA; encoded by the coding sequence ATGCCGGTCCTGACGCTCGAGCAGATCGAAAGCCTCAGCCTCGAGGCGCTCGGCCGAGCCGGCGCCGGCGACTTGGCTGCGCGTTCGGTGGCGCGTTCCGTGCGGCGCGCCGAGGCCGATGGTCTTCGTCCCATCGGCCTTGGATTTCTCCCCACTTATCTCGTCCATCTCGCTTCGGGGAAAGTCGATGGCGGCGCCGTCCCGCTGGTCGCTCGGCCGCGCCCCGCGACCGTGACCGTCGATGCGGCACATGGTTTCGCGCATCCAGCCTTCGATGCCGGCCTCGATCCGCTCATCGCCGCGGCCCGCGCCTGCGGCACGGCGTCGCTCGCCATAAGCCGCTCCTATTCGATCGGCGTGCTCGGACATCCCGTCGAGGACATCGCCAAGGCCGGCCTCGTCGCCATCGCGGTGACGAACGGCCCGCCCAACATCGCGCCCTGGGGCGGCAGGACGCCGCTTTTCGGCACCAACCCGATGGCATTCGCGGTGCCGCGCCGCAGCGCTCCGCCCTTGATCATCGATCAGGCGGCAAGCGTCGCGACCAAGGTCGCGCTGTTGAATGCCGCAAAGACGGGGGAAGCCATTCCGGCCGGCTGGGCCTTCGACGCCGAAGGACACGAGACCCGAGATCCGCAGGCCGCGCTGAAGGGCAGCATGGCCGCCTTCGGCGGGGCCAAGGGCGCCAATCTCGCTCTTCTGGTCGATCTCCTTGCAGGCGGCCTGACGGGAGCAAATTTCTCCAAGGATGCGAGCCCTTACGGCAAGGCGGACGGACCGCCACCAGGCGTTGGCCAGCTGTTCATCGCCTTCGCGCCTGACGCCTTCGCGCCGGGCTTCCTCGAACGTGTCGAGGAGATCGCGACCGCCATGCTGGCCCAGGATGGCGTGCGCCTGCCGGGAGACCGCCGCCTCGCGGCACGAGCGCGCATTGCGCTCGAGGGGGTCGCCGTCCCGGACGAACTCCTCGCCTCGATTGCCGCCTAG
- a CDS encoding glucarate dehydratase codes for MKITAIRATPVNIPLEAPYLWSYGSLAGFSKTIVEVETDAGLIGLGEGPSPANVATIERAFAPRLIGRDPIDINGAELACVPSWRGVGPDVDFGLVRAFGAIEMALWDIRGKAWGKPLYELLGGAYRKLIPFTDYFAFREAKAGIGDEKRPEEVVDYCLKLEAERGTTMFEGKVSTADPAPSIRMLQLLRAALGPKAIIRIDSNKAYSLTEARRIARAIEPLDIRCWEDPVASFEDMARLRQHTTIPFSAHAPDLRRAVALGVPEALCTDVNVHGGIGRALRFIGACEAMNVDFWCYSGDSGIASAAYLHLAGSHAHIREPSQSLFRMQPLDVIEEGPFRPKANMVKVPEGPGLGVTLSKDRLAHCHRLFQEEGPYDKFHDPDRPDRFRRLPLA; via the coding sequence ATGAAGATCACCGCGATCAGGGCGACGCCGGTCAACATCCCGCTCGAAGCGCCTTATCTGTGGTCCTACGGATCGCTTGCCGGCTTCTCGAAGACGATCGTCGAGGTCGAGACCGATGCGGGCCTCATCGGACTGGGCGAGGGCCCCTCGCCTGCGAATGTCGCGACCATCGAGCGGGCCTTCGCGCCGCGCCTCATCGGCCGTGATCCGATCGACATCAACGGTGCGGAGCTCGCCTGCGTGCCGAGTTGGCGCGGCGTCGGACCCGATGTCGATTTCGGCCTGGTGCGCGCCTTCGGTGCGATCGAGATGGCGTTGTGGGACATTCGCGGCAAGGCCTGGGGAAAGCCCCTCTACGAGTTGCTCGGCGGCGCCTATCGCAAGCTCATCCCTTTCACCGATTATTTCGCCTTCCGCGAAGCGAAAGCCGGCATCGGCGACGAGAAGCGACCGGAAGAGGTGGTTGATTATTGCTTGAAGCTCGAGGCCGAGCGCGGCACGACCATGTTCGAGGGCAAGGTCTCGACGGCTGACCCCGCTCCCTCGATCCGCATGCTGCAGTTGTTGCGCGCCGCGCTCGGGCCGAAGGCAATCATCCGCATCGATTCCAACAAGGCCTATTCGCTCACCGAAGCACGGCGCATCGCGCGCGCCATCGAGCCCCTCGACATCAGGTGCTGGGAAGACCCTGTGGCGAGCTTCGAGGATATGGCGCGGCTGCGCCAGCACACCACCATTCCCTTCTCGGCACATGCGCCCGATCTGCGTCGCGCCGTTGCGCTCGGCGTGCCGGAGGCCTTGTGCACAGACGTCAACGTGCATGGCGGCATCGGCCGGGCGCTTCGCTTCATCGGCGCCTGTGAGGCGATGAATGTCGATTTCTGGTGCTATTCGGGCGATTCAGGGATCGCCAGCGCCGCCTATCTGCATCTCGCCGGGTCTCATGCCCATATCCGTGAACCCTCGCAATCCCTGTTCCGGATGCAGCCCCTCGACGTGATCGAGGAAGGCCCCTTCCGGCCGAAGGCCAATATGGTGAAGGTGCCGGAGGGTCCCGGCCTCGGTGTCACGCTGTCGAAGGACAGGCTTGCCCATTGTCACCGGCTCTTCCAGGAGGAAGGCCCCTATGACAAGTTCCATGATCCCGATCGACCCGATCGCTTCCGCCGCCTGCCGCTCGCCTGA
- a CDS encoding ketopantoate reductase, with product MRIAVLGAGSVGGVVAWHLARAGAEPVVVARSESAERLAREGLTLIGASGPETVKIAATADPQALGSRDLVIVALKAQDWPAALPLLRPLLGDETIVVPMLNGMPWWYFQGLQGAMASRRIVAVDPDGALGDAIPVRHILGCVVYMGASREAPNRIRWNGRRRLLLGEPPGGASPRLQRVVGLLADAGLNAEAAPDIRRAIWQKILGNVAHNPLSVVTGAAIGHLATEPHLKAIMRAVMEEAAAVAAALGVTGFDIEERLQVAPEMMDFRTSMLQDFEAGRPLELGAIVDAVIEIGKAEGVSTPVLSTIGALARDRWQAKHGAPRLE from the coding sequence ATGCGCATTGCGGTTCTCGGCGCGGGTTCGGTTGGTGGTGTCGTCGCCTGGCATCTCGCCCGGGCCGGCGCGGAGCCGGTGGTCGTGGCGCGCTCCGAAAGCGCCGAGCGCCTCGCCCGCGAAGGCCTGACCTTGATCGGTGCGTCCGGGCCTGAAACCGTCAAGATCGCGGCAACCGCCGATCCTCAGGCGTTGGGCTCGCGAGATCTCGTCATTGTGGCGCTCAAGGCGCAGGACTGGCCGGCGGCCCTGCCGCTGCTACGCCCGCTTCTCGGCGATGAGACGATCGTGGTGCCGATGCTGAACGGCATGCCCTGGTGGTATTTCCAGGGCTTGCAGGGAGCCATGGCATCGCGCCGCATCGTTGCCGTAGACCCTGATGGCGCACTCGGCGACGCGATCCCGGTTCGCCATATTCTCGGCTGCGTCGTCTATATGGGCGCCTCGCGCGAGGCGCCCAATCGCATCCGCTGGAATGGCCGCCGGCGCCTGTTGCTCGGCGAGCCGCCAGGTGGCGCGAGCCCACGTCTTCAGCGCGTCGTCGGGCTGCTCGCCGATGCGGGCCTCAACGCCGAGGCCGCACCCGACATCCGCCGCGCCATCTGGCAGAAGATCCTCGGCAATGTCGCCCATAACCCACTGTCGGTCGTGACCGGCGCTGCGATCGGCCACCTGGCGACGGAACCGCATCTCAAGGCGATCATGCGCGCCGTCATGGAAGAGGCAGCGGCGGTCGCGGCGGCGCTCGGCGTCACCGGATTCGATATCGAGGAGCGTCTGCAGGTCGCGCCCGAAATGATGGATTTCCGCACGTCCATGCTTCAGGATTTCGAAGCCGGGCGTCCGCTCGAGCTCGGCGCCATCGTGGATGCGGTCATCGAGATCGGCAAAGCAGAGGGCGTGTCGACGCCGGTCCTCTCGACGATCGGTGCGCTCGCCCGTGATCGGTGGCAGGCCAAGCATGGCGCACCGAGGTTGGAGTGA
- a CDS encoding ABC-type phosphate/phosphonate transport system, substrate-binding protein — MSSLIANARMYAVAPEAEAAWRELIAHVTAEAGIALDYLPYPAPQPLEQLWGRPDLGAVQMCGYPIAMRLSEVTPLAAPIPAAAWAGGRAVYRSDLIVKADSPYRALEDTFGGRAGWTVEHSHSGFNAFRHHLLGYRTPARPLLYREVLVNLITARRILDAVIAGDIDVGPLDAFWHMLIRKYRPELTAGVRVIESTELAPMPAFVASSSMEPESVAKLKQAFAQARNRPWFPPLAQALLIEGFVAVDQSDFATTLAWDSEAHAANYPFPA, encoded by the coding sequence GTGAGCAGCTTGATCGCCAATGCGCGCATGTACGCGGTCGCGCCGGAGGCGGAGGCCGCCTGGCGCGAGCTGATCGCGCATGTGACCGCCGAGGCCGGCATCGCCCTCGATTACCTGCCCTACCCGGCGCCGCAGCCGCTCGAGCAGCTTTGGGGGAGGCCGGATCTCGGCGCGGTGCAGATGTGCGGCTATCCCATTGCCATGCGGCTCTCCGAGGTGACGCCGCTGGCGGCGCCGATCCCGGCCGCCGCTTGGGCCGGCGGCCGAGCCGTCTACCGCTCGGACCTGATCGTAAAGGCGGATTCGCCCTATCGCGCGCTCGAAGACACCTTCGGCGGGCGCGCCGGCTGGACGGTCGAGCACTCGCATTCGGGCTTCAACGCCTTCCGGCATCACCTTCTCGGCTACCGTACGCCCGCGCGGCCGCTTCTCTACCGCGAGGTTCTCGTCAATCTCATCACCGCGAGGCGCATTCTCGACGCCGTCATCGCCGGCGACATTGATGTCGGCCCGCTCGACGCCTTCTGGCATATGCTGATCCGCAAATACCGGCCGGAGCTGACCGCAGGCGTGCGCGTCATCGAATCGACCGAGCTCGCGCCCATGCCGGCCTTCGTCGCCTCGAGCTCGATGGAGCCGGAGAGTGTCGCGAAGCTGAAGCAGGCCTTTGCCCAAGCCAGGAACAGGCCCTGGTTCCCTCCCCTCGCGCAAGCGCTTTTGATCGAGGGGTTCGTCGCCGTCGATCAGAGCGACTTCGCGACGACGCTCGCATGGGACAGCGAGGCGCACGCCGCCAATTATCCTTTTCCGGCGTGA